The following is a genomic window from Spirosoma foliorum.
ACGTGGGCATCAACGTTGTGCTCGACATGGTTGGGGGCGATTATACCCCTAAAAATCTCCGGCTACTCGCTACCGATGGACGACTGATGTTTATCAATGCCATGAAAGGTGCCGATAGTCAGATCCATATTCCAACCCTGATGCAAAAACGGATTACGCTTAGCGGCAGTATGCTCAAACCACGCGACGCCCAGTTTAAAGCCGATCTGGTTGCGGATGTCCAAGAGAGAGTTTGGCTATTAGTAATCGATGGTCGCCTGAAGCCTATTGTTTACCGGACTTTTCCGCTGGCAGAAGCCGCTCAGGCACAAGCGTTGATGGCAACTGGTGAACACATTGGTAAAATCATCCTTGATATTCTTGAAGGCGAATAACTTATAGGCAAAAGTGGATGGAAAACCGTGCCACGGTTCTTTCATGATGTTTAAATAAACCGTGGCACGGCTTCCCATCCACTTTTGAGAAAGTCCTAACTAACTGTAAACCATACAAATGTTTACCTTTGGCTCATGGAAAACTGGCCTTCCTGACCCCTATGGCAACTACTTTTCTCAACGCCGAATGGCGAAATCTAATCTTTGCCAACTATGCCCTCGATCGTCGGGTACTGGCGCCCCTTGTTCCATACGGCACCGAACTCGACGAGTTTAACGGCGTATGCTACGCGAGTCTGGTAGGGTTTTATTTCCAGAATGTAAAACTGCTGGGTCGTGTGCCAGTGCCCTTCCATCGGGAGTTTGAAGAGTTCAACTTACGGTTTTATGTCCGACGGAAATCGCCCACTGGCTGGAGACGCGGTGTCGTATTTGTGAAAGAGTTGGTCCCCAAATTCGCCATTTCTCTGGTAGCCAATACACTATATGGCGAACCTTATGAAACGCACCCCATGCGCCATCGTTGGGATATTCAGGAACATGTCCAACATATTGAGTATGAGTGGGAAGTTGACTCTCACTGGAACCGTATTCGGGTCAGTGCCGACCGAATCGGACATACGCTTGTGGCCGAAAGTGAGGAAGCCTTTATCACCGAACATTACTGGGGTTATACACGACGGGGTGATGAACGTACATCAGAATATGAAGTTGTTCACCCGCCCTGGAACATCTACCCAGTAAAGACCTACGACGTTCGCTGCGATGTAGCCACTCTCTACGGAACTGACTTTGTACCGTTTTTTGAGCATCCACCCGTTTCGGTATTTCTGGCCGATGGGTCAGCGGTTACCGTCAAATCGGGCGATGAAATAGACCACTGATTTTCAGCAATATAAGCTATCATTTCACGCTTAAAAATCATAATAATCACCAGTCAATTTGCTTGATAAAGTGCGATAAAACTCGTATATTTAATATAGAAAATCAATCAATTACACCGTATGCAAACGCAGCCAATAGCCCCAGAAAGTCCATTCTTACCAAGTCCAGAAAACTTTCTGAATGATGTTGAAAACTGCCTCAGTTTGTACACGCTCAACGTGTTAAAAGACCGGTTAGTTAGCCAGCATCAGACTAATCCTCAGATCAACACCGAAGCCTACGATGCCATCTGGAAAGCTATGCATCGGAAGTCATGGAAGCTTAAAGGCAAATGGAACAAATACCGTCATCGCTTTCTGGCTAATTCTTAAAAAGGAACTGTTCATCATTTTTGTCATTCCGACGCCGGGAGGAAGCTTAGGAATGAGCCTGTTTAGGATTTCAGTTCGAGAGCATTTTTGTCATCCCGACGCAGGACCGGGCCGCCGGAGCGGGGATATTCTGTAGCCGGAAGTTTTTCAGTCTAATCCGAATATCCCCGCTCCGGCGGCCCGGTCCTGCGTCGGGATGACAAAAATCACTCAACTCTTATCCTTTTTCAAAATCCTAAACAGGTTCATTGACAAATAAGCTGCTTTAAGCTTCATCCTGGCGTCGGAATGACAAAAAACAATCTAGATTTTCTTTACTCTGTCCCTTGGTGGTTAAAATCCGCGCGACTAGTTAATGTGTTAGCCAAACCTGCTGCGTGAAAGCACCATTGACGGCCGCATCCCAAAACTCAACTCGTACCCAGGTTCTATTTTTGAGATTCGTTGTAAAGTTAAATGCCTGTTTGCCAAAGGGTAACGTATTCGTTAAATCAATCCGTTCACGAAATACCTGCTTGCCATCACCGGATATAATTTCAGCAAACGTTAGCGGAAATGTCCAGTTAACATTCAGATTGATCGTTGCTTTTCCATCGGCAGGCAGTTGCAGTGTCTCCCCCGCCCCTTTGCCGTTGACCGTGAATTTGGGTAGCATAATTTCACCCGTTGTTACGAAGAATTTCCCCTGCTTCATCACATCCAGAACGGGTTGCCAGCCTTTACTGTATTCGGGTAGTTTATCCAGTTGTAGGTAATTGACATTCAGGTGGGCGTAGGTTTCGTTCTCTGGCTCCATCGAAAAAATGTCCGACTCAGCGATGACGTGTTTTTTCAAGCCCCAATTGGCCATATCGTCCATCAGGTCTAACACCCGTCGACTCAATCTTGGCTCCGACAAATCGGCGGGAATATTTTTCCAGGCGGCCCCAAAAAAGTGGTCGGATTTATAGAATTCTTCGTCTCTGTATTGATCCGGGAAACCTGTTGATCCTTTCGTTCGGGCGTGGGCTGTCCAGGCAAGGCCATTTTCGACCTGCAGAAGCTTCAGCATATCGTTTTTATCGGCAATGCGATATACTTTTCCGTAGGTTGGATCGTCTGTTACAAATGGCATATCAGGCTTTCGGGACATAATCCAGTACACCGGCTTTGGAAAGAAGTCCAGCCAGTGCCCTCCGAAAAAATTGTTAGGTTCTTCTCCCGGAAGCAGCAGAAAATCACTGTCAGAGAGTCGTTTGCACTCACCGAAAAGCGTTTTGAGTTCAAGTAATCGCTGATCATCAGGCCCTTTGGGGTGTCCCGGTCCATGAAACTCGGCCAGATGCACAATATTGACACCAGCGTTTTTGAACACCTTCACAAAGTTAGGCACTTCGGGCACCGGCTTTCCCGCCAGCACCGTGTTCATGGTATGCTCGTTGTGAAAGTGGCTCGACATCGTTTTGTATCCTGACACCACCGGGTACTTGTCGTTGTGCGTGAATCGCTTGACTTCGTCAAGAGCTTTAGCGGGGGTATCGGCGCTCAGCAGGCAGAAAAAGTTTAGTCGTTGCTGGGTTCCTGGAGGGGCGTTGACCCAGGGAACCCAACGTCTATCACCCATTAAATCCTGCCGGATACCAATACCAAAATCAGGAATCAGGCTCCGATACTTGGTCCCATACCACGTAAAATCAAGGTTGTAGGCTTCATCCAGCGGATAGAAATACTGGTGTGGTGCGGGAAAAACGGCCAGACTTCCGCTCTTGGTAACGCCAATAATTGTTCGGTATTTAACCGCCTGGGCTTTATTAGGCAGATTCAGGTCAGCGGCAATACTCTGCATATTGTTGTCCGTATCGGCCCAGGCCAATGTGTTCCACACAGGCTGCTTCGTCACTAATCCTGCGTCGTACAGAATGGCCGTTGAGTCCACTTCGGTGGCCATTACGGCAGCCACATTAATCAATGGGCTACCTGCATACACTGTAATTTCAAGTGCCCCACTAAAGGTAGCCGCTTTTACTTCTGAGAGCCGCACTACCGTCCGTGTGCCGATGGTTTTGACGCTGGCAGCCCGCTTGGTCAACTCAACCGCGTAGGATTTATGGGGCAACTTATTGGTCTTGTCGAAAAAGATATTCCAGCCATTTTGAGAGACTAAATCCCGCTTACCAATAGTCAGCACGAAGGCAGGGTCCAGCTCTTTCACAATCTCATGAACTTTGCCTTGCTGGGTTAACTGAATGCTGCTGAAGAGTGGTTTTGCCTGGTTGAGATTGAGGACAAGTTTAGCCGTTTCTTTCCCCTTGGCAGGCCAGCTTATCACCAAACTGTTTCCCTGACTCGTTACACTCGTACCACTCTTTTTCTGGTAACCAGACAAATCTACCGGCAGTTGTGCGTGAGCAACCTGGCAAATCAGCCCTGCTAAAATCAATAGCCGTAGCTTCATAAATCGTCTCCGTTTTGACCCACATAAGGGAATCATTAGGAGAATCTAATGCAGAAACTTACTGAGCTGATAATCGTACTATTTGCCAAAAGCTATTGAACAAACGCTCGTAGTCGATTAGCCACCTCGTCAGGAGCCTCTTCAGGTGCGTAGTGACCGCTACCCGGAATAATTTGCCCGCTAACATTGACTAACCCACTTTCTCGAAAACCCGTCAGATAGTCTTCAATAGTTCCGTATTCATGCTCTCCTCGCAGGTACAGCAGGGGTGTTTGAACGAGTTCTCCTTTAGCAGCAATATTCTCCTTTTCATCCTGTCCAAAGGCTCGATACCACTCAAAACCAGTATGAAGCGCATCATAACTGGCATAGGCTTCGGCATACGCATTCCGGGCCTGCTCGTCGATCTTATCGGGCTTCGCGGAGATGGTGTTGAAGAAATAATCGAAATAGATGCGTTGTTTCCCCATTACCAACGCTTCGGGCAAATCGGGAATGGAGTGAAAGGGAAAGTGCCAGATGTGCGGATTCTGTTTCACTAAATTCCAGGGATCAACTCCTGGAACAACGACATTCATAATGACCGCCCTGGCGAGATCGGTTGGGTATGCCCGCAAAAAAGCATAAGTAACCATACCTCCGAGATCATGCCCAACTAAGGTTACGTTCGTCAGTCCTAGTTCGGCAAGTACACCCTTTACATAATGAGCAATGGTGAGTGTGTCATTAGTCGGAATTTTTTCAGACTCGCCAATCCCCGGCAAATCAATAGCCAGCGTGTAGAATTCATCAGCCAGAGATGTCATCACATTTCGGAATGCCAGCCAACTTTGGGGAAAGCCATGTAAAAACAATACAGCGGGTTTGGTTGCTTGCCCAGCCGAAATCACATGTATAGACACGCCATCTACGGTTACTTGATTGTGTTGAAATGACGGTTCAGGGCGCGTCTTATCAGAGTTGGTCGTCATAATTTGGTCGGACTAGGTCTGCCAACTTCTTCGGTGCGACTTCACAATAAGCAGCCATTAGAGCGTCGAGCAGCGTTTCTTCGTTTACCTTCTGTAAACTGACCAATGTCCATCCCTGTTTTCCCCATTTATTAGGCACTGGATAGATAACCGTCCGATCAAATGTTGAGAAAAGGTCCTGATCAATTTCTGATAATTTCAGACAACACCGATTTTCTTTGGCATTGAGCGTTACAACAACCTTCTTTCCTACTTTAAACGACGTTTTGTCGAAGTGAGGCCCTTCGGTCATTTGGGGAAACGACAGGGCCATTTCCCGGAATCTCTCGATCTCCACCATGAGTTAACGCGTATTCAGTTTGTTTTCAGAAGAACCTGTTCTGCGATTATAAAATTTCATTCTAATCACAAAGATAGTTGAGGACCCAGACCAAGGATTAGATCACTGGATGTCAAACAATTAAAATTTCGATGATCCGTTCTGCCAGTAGAACTAAATCGAATTATATCATGCCATCAGCCCTCCTTGCCTTAAGCTTCTTCTATTACTCAGTTACGAGTGCTCAACCCATCGTTGATCAACAACCAGTATCAAATAAAAACTGGTCAATTTTTCTTCAAGCTATTCACAACGATCCAGCTTTGTCTAAAAAGCTAGGTCAGTCAATGACACCTGATCAGTGGGGTAAGCAGCAAACCAGCCCTAAAAATCAGGACGCTCCTGTGGTGGGCGTAAGTTGGCATCAAGCTTTAGCGTACTGCGAATGGCGTAGCGTAACGGCTACCTATTTACTCACGCACGCAAAAATAGCTCCTTATCAAACCATGCAGATGGCAAATGCATCTGCCAAGACGCTGGTTACCTATCGTCTTCCCAGTGAACAGGAATGGAAAAAATTCGCTAGTCATTTTACTAGTAAAGCGAATTCGGGTATAAGCTTTCACTGCGTTCGTTCTATCAAAAGAGTGGCTTAGTATTTATCATTCTCGCCGGGTAAAACCCAGCGCAGCTCATCCATTCTGTGTTTTTGCGCCGGATTTTAACCCGGCAAGAATGATAAATCTACAGAACACTAGTTCATTCCTTTTGCTCCAATAACTGCTTCAGTGCCTTTTTCCCATCCTCGTTACTGGGGCAGAGTTGTCAATTTGCATTTTGATCGTCGCCATCGTTGCGCGCTTATTGTCAAAATCAACTCGACCTATTAACGGTTGATGTCTTACCCGTACTGCTGAGTAAATCTAAAAAAACGAACCAAATTCGTCACATGGGTTTGTTATGCCTTATTAGTAGATGATTCCCAACCCACCTTTGTGAAAGCCGTCTCACTTATGGGAGGGTTTATTGAGAGGCCCCACTTTGTGCCACCTCAATAAACCCTCTCACTAGTCCTCTTTTATAGAACATCTCACAAGCCCGTTATAATGCGAGCGTACACATTGTTGGCTAAATTGCCATCATACGTCATGGTCAGATCATCGGCCACATTGACCGAGATGCTGGCCGTACTGCCTGAATTCGCACTCGTTCGGGTGATGCTAAAGCCTAGGCTCGATTCGCCCCCACCGTTAATAAAGGCTCCTGAATTCATTGTCAGAGTCATTTGCCGGGCCGACAGTGAATTGGTTATTGTCCACTGGCTGTTATCGACTGGGACGATACTTCCCCCTGATACCTGGATACTGGTTAGACTTGAGGCAAACGAAAGCGTATAGCCGATAGGGGCGGTGATGGTAATGGTCACATTGCCTGATGAGGTGGGCAAGCCCCCCACTTCAAACACATTGACCAGAAAGTTACCCACGCTGCCTGGGGCAGCAAAGTTGGCCTGGGGTAACTCCAGAGTCACCGTCAGGTCCGCCCCACTCACCGCCACGCTGGCCGTAGCAGTACAGCCTGTTGGATTGGTTAGTGTTACGGAGTAGACGCCACTGGTTGTTACCGAGATTACCTGGGTAGTGGCACCGGTTGACCAAAGAAACGTCCCACTTCCTACGGCTGTCAGACTCACTAAAGGGGTGGAGTTGGTCAGTGTGGCACTGGATGGGCTGATGCTCACCGAGGCCGCTATAACGTTTTGGCCCACCGTCGTGCTAGTAGTGCTCACACAGCCATTTGCATCACCCACGGTAACTGAGTAGGTGCCTGGACTGCTCACCGTGCGCGTGTTGCCACTTCCCGGCACTAGCTGGCCACTACTATTGGTAAAGCTATAGCTGGCCCCGCCCGAAGCCGTCAGCGTCACGCTGGTCTGTGTGCAGGTCAGGGGGCCGTTGTTGATCAGACTTGCGGTAGGTAAGCTATTTACGATCAGACTCGTAGTGGCCGTCACTACCTGTCCTCCGCTGGTCACCGTGAGCGTAAAGGTTTGTACACCCGAACCAAGGGCTGTTTGTACGACACTAAAGGCGGTTGCTGTCGTCGGGCCTGGACTGACAACCGGAGTTCCCCCATTGGAAAGCGACCAGTCATAATTGTTCGTTATGTTGCCTATCGTAGCCGTAAAGGTGATGGGGCTACCCGCGCAAACCGACTGAGAACTAGCCATAAAACCCGTAATGGTGGGAGTTAGTGACGCAGCCGGATTAACCGTCAGGTTGTAAGCTGTGCTGGCTACTCCCACACAGCCGTTCTGGTCCTGGGCACTCACCAGCACCGAGTAGCTGCCCGCTACCGTGGGGGTGCCACTCAACACGCCCGTGCCCGACACACTCAGGCTGGCTGGCAGGTTACTGCTCACTACACTGAAGCTGTAGGCCCCACTGCCACCACTGGCCGTGAACGACTGACTAAAGCCCTGCCCTGCGGTAGCCGTGCTGACAGCCGGGTTGGCCACCGTTAGCGTGGTGGGGTTGCCCTGGTACTCATAGGCACCCCGGTCAATGACTCCGTTGTTGTACTGACGGGCGTTACCGGCCAAATCCGTAGCCGGACCACTCACCCCACTATAGGCCTGATTGCTGCCCGTGTTGATAGCTGGTGAGCAAGCCGCCAGTTGAGTGGACGTCGTGGAGGCAAAGGGCGAGACGGTGGTGGTCAGGTTGTTGCCCCCATCGGTGTAGCCCGTCACGCCGGGCTCGAACACACTGTAGCTGGCCGACAGGCTGGCTCCGTTTGTCAGCACAAAGGTGTTGGCACCCCCGTTGTTGAACAGCACCGAGTTGACCAGTTGACTCCTCGCCCCATCCGCATACACCACGCGCCCCTGGGGAGCCTGGTTGCCCTGGAACGAACTGTTAGTCACCAGCAGATTACCCTCGGCATAGATAGCTCCGCCCTGCACAGCCGCCCGATTGTCTATAAACGAACAGTTGATTAGACGGGTACTGTTCGTATTTAACCCTAAAGCTCCCGCACGACCATTGGTAGCCGTATTACTCACAAAGGACGTATTAATCAGGGTGGGTGAGGCATTCAAGTTGTCCACAAATACGGCTCCACCCTCATAGCCGCCACTACGGTTACCGCTAAAAACGCAGCCGGTCAGATCGAGCGTCAAGGCTTGACTACCACTACCGCCCAGATAGATCGCGCCCCCATCACCTGAAGCCGAGTTACCCGTAAAGGAGCAGTCATGGGCCACCAGGCTAGCGCCACTGGCGAAGTAAATTGCCCCGCCATCGTCATCAGTGACGGAGTTGCCCACAAACTGGCAGCGGGTAAGGACGATTGAACCCGCGGTGAAATGGAAAATCCCAGCAGCTGCACCCGATGTATTGTTCTGCACCACACAGTCTGTCATCTCCAGTTGAACAGTGGCACCACTTACGTTATAAATACACCCGTAGTTAGAAATAGTGTTATCCCGGAAGGTACTACCCGTAATCGTAAGCCGAATGTTGCCCTGATAATTTTGGATAATGCCCCCTCCAGAATCGGTTATCTTGCCATCAAACAAGCTACTGGCTATGGTCACGCTACAGGTACCTGTGTTGCCCAACGCAGTACCGTTATTACTTGTCCCGCCATCGCCAAAGCGGCAGTTGGTGATGCTGAGGTTACCGTTTTGGTTGTAGATGCCCCCCCCTGCATTGCTGCCATTGTTCTCCACAAAGTAGCAGTTGCGAATGGCAGGGCTACTCCCTACATTGTAAAGCCCTCCCCCTTGGTTACTCCCAATGGGGAGGGCATTGGAGGCATTACCCCGCGTGACGACAAAGCCATCCAGCACAGCACTGGCCGTGAGGCCCGGCTCACTTCGCACCACATGAGCGCTGTTGTCACTGGTATACCCCGAATCGCCGGGTGTGCCAATATCGCCCGAGAGGGTGCTGCTGGAGGGTTGCCCCGTGACGGGGTTGACCGCCGGTCGCTGACTTACCGCTGTTTCAACCCCTGTAAAGCCGCCGTAAATGGCTATGCCCTCTTTCATTACAAAACTAATATTCACATCGGTTCCGGTGGTGGGTTTGTAGATGCCCTGAGCCACCCAGACCTGAGCCCCACAATTAGCGGCTGTGTTGATGGCCGTTTGCAGGGCCGTACCGCTGAAGGCATTGGTCCAACTGCTGCCATCCTGCAAACCCGCTCCGGTTTGGGTCACGTACACCACCGTCCCGCAGGGCAGAGCCGCAGAGTTCACCGTCAGGTTGTAGGCCGCGCTGGCTACGCCCACACAACCGTTCTGGTCCTGGGCACTCACCAGCACTGAGTAGCTGCCTGCCACCGTGGGGGTGCCACTCAGCACCCCACTAGCCGACAGACTCAGGCTGGTGGGTAAGTTGCCACTGACCACACTAAAACTGTAGACTCCACTGCCGCCACCACTGGCTGTAAAACTCTGGCTGAAAGGCTGATTGGCCATAGCCGTCGTGACGCTGGGGTTACCTACGGTTAGGCTGCTGGGGTTATTCTGATACTCGTAGGCGCCCCGATCGATGACACCGCCGTTGTACTGGCGAGCATTACCAGCTATATCTGTAGTTGGCCCATTCACTGCGGTATAGGCCTGATTGCTGCCCGTGTTGATAGCCACTGAGCAGTCCCGCAGTTGGGCACTGGTGGCCGACACGAAGGAGGAGCCGGTGGTGGTCTGGTTGCCCGGTCCGCTGGTATAGCCAGTGGTGGCCTGGTCGAGCAGACTGTATTGAACGGTTACGTTGAGCACCGAATTAGCATTCGCTTTCGTAAAGGTGTTCGCTCCTCCGGTATTCCACAGCACACAGTTTGTAAACCGGATGTCATTCTGAGAAAGCCCATTCGTGTTCGTGGCAACAACTCCTGTTGGAAGGTTCAGAAACGAACAGTTGATAAATGCGGACTGATCAGTGGAATTAGCCTGAGATAGGATAAGAAAAGGGAAACCGGGACTGTTCACGTTATTGGCAATGACACAATTCACAAACTGGGGAGCAACCACTGGTGAAACACCCGAAGAATAATCATTTCCCTGATTGAATACCAGTGCAATTGGGTTGTCACGGAACACACAGTTTATGAAACTGGGGCTGGTAATTCCCCCTTTTATAGCCGTGTTAACTACAGAAAGACTGCTATTATTACCAGTAAACAACAGGTTCCGATACTGCGGGCTGCTCTCACTGCCGAATTGTAATTCGGGCGAGGTTTCATTTGTATTGCCATTACTGTTGTTCATGACGGCTCCAAATGATGAACCCGAGGTGGGCGGGGTGATAACAACTCCATCCAGAATAGCTGTGCTGGTGAGCCGACGCGTGTTGTAAATAAGGAAATAGGAATTGTTTGCCGAAGTACCATCGCCATCGACATCTGCTGAAAGGGTCGTTGAGGAAGGGTTGCTCAGGGTGATAGGAGGCCGTTGACTTAGGTCCGTTTCGGTGCCGTCAAAGCCCCCGTAAATGGCCACATCCGGCAGCATAGAAAAAGCATCATTGAGGTTGAGACTCGATCTTGGCTTATACGCCCCCCGGGCAATCCAGATCTCGCGCAGACTACCCAGGCAGGGGTACTTTAGCGCTGACTGCAAATCCGTAAAGGCATCCTGCCAGCTCACCCCCGTGTTGGCCCCACTGGCATTGGCTTTCACATACAGACGGACCACGCCCGGCTGGCCCACCGTCAGGCTGGTCATCGCCGTGGCTGACTGGCCACCATTGCTCACGGTTAGCGTATAGGTCTGTACACCGGAGCCGCTGGCGGTCAGACTCTGGCTGAAATTGCCGGTAGCTGTACCAGACAGTGGACTGCTGCCATTGGTCAGGGTGTAGTTATAACTGCTCGTGACGTTGCCCACTGTAGCCGTGAAGGTGACGGGACTACTGGCGCAAACCAGGTTCGGACTACCAGTCAGGTCCGCGATGGCAGGCGTTGGCGACGCCGGATCGCAATAAGCTACTCCTCCGTTGGTAGCCGCATAGATAACATCCCCGGCCACGTATACCCCACTCACGAAGTTATTTCCTAACCCGTTGGCAGTCGTGTAATTGGTAAACGTATTCCCCCGGTCGGTAGAGATACTCAGTCCGCCCTGTACGGCTGCGTAAACCGTATTTCCCAGCACAAACACGCCGTTAGCCGGATTGCTCCCACTGGCCAGACCCAGGCCACTGTTATCTTTGGTTCGGGTGGTAAAGGAAGTACCGCCGTTGGTGGAAATGCCCAACCCAGCGTTCACGGCCGCGTAGACAGTGGTGCTACTGGGTCCCGACACGGCATACACCCCATTTACGGTCGTGGTGATCAGGCCATTGGTCCGGTTAACGAAGGAGGTGCCCCCGTTAGTCGAGATGCTCACGCCACTATTCGTGGCGGCATAGACGGTCGTACTGCCAGGCCCCGATACCGCATATACGCCGTTCACGGCATTACTACCCAGGCCGTTGCTGGTTGTCCGGTTAACAAAAGTCGTCCCACCGTCGGTTGACACGCTCAGGCCACCGTTTGTGGCGGCATAGACGGTCGTGCTGCCGGGGCCCGACACCGCATATACGCCGTTTACGGAAACACTGCCCAGGCCGTTGGTTCGATTCGTGAAGGAGGTGCCCCCGTCGGTCGAGATGCTCAGGCCACCGCTGGTAGCGGCATAAATAACGCTGTTTAGTACAAATACGCCGTTGACCCGGTTATCTCCCAGGCCACTGTTGCCAATAAGACGGTTGGTGAACGTACTGCCGCCATCGGTCGAGATACCCAGCCCTGAGTTAGTGGCTGCATACACACTCGCGCTCGTGGGACCGGCTACGGCAAAAATGCCATAAATGGTGTTGCTGGCCAGACTACTATTGGTGACGTCGATGGTAGTGTACGTACTGCAGGTGGGGCCGTTCTGAGCAAAGGTTGCTAACTGGGTGCTGAAGCACAGCAGGAGAAGCAAACTAAACCGGTGACGTAAATGATTGGCAGGTCTAAACAACCTAAAAAGAAGTAAAAATGGGTAGTCGTTTTTCATAACAGGTAAGCGTTTGGTTGACGGGTATCCCCGGCAGTGTTACCACCTCCTCGGGATTGGCCCCTTTGCCTGGCAAGTAGCGAAGGGGCGTATTGAGCCGCTAGCCCATTTGTTGCATCCAATAGCTTATTTGTTGCATGCACAAAAAAACCGTTAAAAATGGGTTCAGAAGTAGGCGATCAATGGGGGACATTTTTTGCCGCCGTGCTGAATCAGGTTCAGACTGCTATGAACCTATAGGCCAATCAAGTTGAACATTCTCCGAATACCAACCCCAAAAACAGCTGAGTCGTACCTGATTTAGTCGTCTTTCCGGCTGGTCGGCACGTCCCTGACCAGACCGTACTGAGAGGGCAGCACGCCATAGCGTTCCTGGAACACTTTGGCAAAATACGACAGGTGTTCGAAGCCCACGGCGTAAGCAATCTGCGTGATACTCTCCTGACCCAGGGCCAGCAGCTCGGCCGCTTTGGCGAG
Proteins encoded in this region:
- a CDS encoding YqjF family protein; protein product: MATTFLNAEWRNLIFANYALDRRVLAPLVPYGTELDEFNGVCYASLVGFYFQNVKLLGRVPVPFHREFEEFNLRFYVRRKSPTGWRRGVVFVKELVPKFAISLVANTLYGEPYETHPMRHRWDIQEHVQHIEYEWEVDSHWNRIRVSADRIGHTLVAESEEAFITEHYWGYTRRGDERTSEYEVVHPPWNIYPVKTYDVRCDVATLYGTDFVPFFEHPPVSVFLADGSAVTVKSGDEIDH
- a CDS encoding alpha/beta fold hydrolase, yielding MTTNSDKTRPEPSFQHNQVTVDGVSIHVISAGQATKPAVLFLHGFPQSWLAFRNVMTSLADEFYTLAIDLPGIGESEKIPTNDTLTIAHYVKGVLAELGLTNVTLVGHDLGGMVTYAFLRAYPTDLARAVIMNVVVPGVDPWNLVKQNPHIWHFPFHSIPDLPEALVMGKQRIYFDYFFNTISAKPDKIDEQARNAYAEAYASYDALHTGFEWYRAFGQDEKENIAAKGELVQTPLLYLRGEHEYGTIEDYLTGFRESGLVNVSGQIIPGSGHYAPEEAPDEVANRLRAFVQ
- a CDS encoding MmcQ/YjbR family DNA-binding protein, translated to MVEIERFREMALSFPQMTEGPHFDKTSFKVGKKVVVTLNAKENRCCLKLSEIDQDLFSTFDRTVIYPVPNKWGKQGWTLVSLQKVNEETLLDALMAAYCEVAPKKLADLVRPNYDDQL
- a CDS encoding formylglycine-generating enzyme family protein, whose product is MPSALLALSFFYYSVTSAQPIVDQQPVSNKNWSIFLQAIHNDPALSKKLGQSMTPDQWGKQQTSPKNQDAPVVGVSWHQALAYCEWRSVTATYLLTHAKIAPYQTMQMANASAKTLVTYRLPSEQEWKKFASHFTSKANSGISFHCVRSIKRVA
- a CDS encoding choice-of-anchor Q domain-containing protein, giving the protein MKNDYPFLLLFRLFRPANHLRHRFSLLLLLCFSTQLATFAQNGPTCSTYTTIDVTNSSLASNTIYGIFAVAGPTSASVYAATNSGLGISTDGGSTFTNRLIGNSGLGDNRVNGVFVLNSVIYAATSGGLSISTDGGTSFTNRTNGLGSVSVNGVYAVSGPGSTTVYAATNGGLSVSTDGGTTFVNRTTSNGLGSNAVNGVYAVSGPGSTTVYAATNSGVSISTNGGTSFVNRTNGLITTTVNGVYAVSGPSSTTVYAAVNAGLGISTNGGTSFTTRTKDNSGLGLASGSNPANGVFVLGNTVYAAVQGGLSISTDRGNTFTNYTTANGLGNNFVSGVYVAGDVIYAATNGGVAYCDPASPTPAIADLTGSPNLVCASSPVTFTATVGNVTSSYNYTLTNGSSPLSGTATGNFSQSLTASGSGVQTYTLTVSNGGQSATAMTSLTVGQPGVVRLYVKANASGANTGVSWQDAFTDLQSALKYPCLGSLREIWIARGAYKPRSSLNLNDAFSMLPDVAIYGGFDGTETDLSQRPPITLSNPSSTTLSADVDGDGTSANNSYFLIYNTRRLTSTAILDGVVITPPTSGSSFGAVMNNSNGNTNETSPELQFGSESSPQYRNLLFTGNNSSLSVVNTAIKGGITSPSFINCVFRDNPIALVFNQGNDYSSGVSPVVAPQFVNCVIANNVNSPGFPFLILSQANSTDQSAFINCSFLNLPTGVVATNTNGLSQNDIRFTNCVLWNTGGANTFTKANANSVLNVTVQYSLLDQATTGYTSGPGNQTTTGSSFVSATSAQLRDCSVAINTGSNQAYTAVNGPTTDIAGNARQYNGGVIDRGAYEYQNNPSSLTVGNPSVTTAMANQPFSQSFTASGGGSGVYSFSVVSGNLPTSLSLSASGVLSGTPTVAGSYSVLVSAQDQNGCVGVASAAYNLTVNSAALPCGTVVYVTQTGAGLQDGSSWTNAFSGTALQTAINTAANCGAQVWVAQGIYKPTTGTDVNISFVMKEGIAIYGGFTGVETAVSQRPAVNPVTGQPSSSTLSGDIGTPGDSGYTSDNSAHVVRSEPGLTASAVLDGFVVTRGNASNALPIGSNQGGGLYNVGSSPAIRNCYFVENNGSNAGGGIYNQNGNLSITNCRFGDGGTSNNGTALGNTGTCSVTIASSLFDGKITDSGGGIIQNYQGNIRLTITGSTFRDNTISNYGCIYNVSGATVQLEMTDCVVQNNTSGAAAGIFHFTAGSIVLTRCQFVGNSVTDDDGGAIYFASGASLVAHDCSFTGNSASGDGGAIYLGGSGSQALTLDLTGCVFSGNRSGGYEGGAVFVDNLNASPTLINTSFVSNTATNGRAGALGLNTNSTRLINCSFIDNRAAVQGGAIYAEGNLLVTNSSFQGNQAPQGRVVYADGARSQLVNSVLFNNGGANTFVLTNGASLSASYSVFEPGVTGYTDGGNNLTTTVSPFASTTSTQLAACSPAINTGSNQAYSGVSGPATDLAGNARQYNNGVIDRGAYEYQGNPTTLTVANPAVSTATAGQGFSQSFTASGGSGAYSFSVVSSNLPASLSVSGTGVLSGTPTVAGSYSVLVSAQDQNGCVGVASTAYNLTVNPAASLTPTITGFMASSQSVCAGSPITFTATIGNITNNYDWSLSNGGTPVVSPGPTTATAFSVVQTALGSGVQTFTLTVTSGGQVVTATTSLIVNSLPTASLINNGPLTCTQTSVTLTASGGASYSFTNSSGQLVPGSGNTRTVSSPGTYSVTVGDANGCVSTTSTTVGQNVIAASVSISPSSATLTNSTPLVSLTAVGSGTFLWSTGATTQVISVTTSGVYSVTLTNPTGCTATASVAVSGADLTVTLELPQANFAAPGSVGNFLVNVFEVGGLPTSSGNVTITITAPIGYTLSFASSLTSIQVSGGSIVPVDNSQWTITNSLSARQMTLTMNSGAFINGGGESSLGFSITRTSANSGSTASISVNVADDLTMTYDGNLANNVYARIITGL